One region of Bosea sp. 29B genomic DNA includes:
- a CDS encoding sulfatase produces the protein MKAVFVLFDSLNRHMLGCYGGKRVPTPNFDRLARRSVSFDQHYVGSLPCMPARRDMLTGRLTFLHRSWGPLEPFDNAFPEILHKETGTYSHLITDHFHYWEDGGATYHNRYDSYEFVRGQEGDRWKAMVQPHWERLREKYHARQFSDARRSYFGQNIINREFIKAEEDFPSVRCFAEGFDFLERNKDADNWLLQIETFDPHEPFTAPARFKEAFDTGWNGPIRDWPRYGRVDELPAECEELRANYYAVVAMCDDLLGKLLDWFDANDMWKDTALVVTTDHGFLLGEHDFWAKNRMNLYEEVAHIPLFLHDPRHPERDGTRSQALTQSIDLAPTFLDLFGATPPAENEGLSLCRMADGTALRDGVLFGYFGGAVNVADGRYTYHRFPEDLSKQELYQYTLMPTHIFSPFSTEELAGATISPPLGFTKGANLLKVPVIERSPMYNNYGPGGLLESETRLYDLATDPGQEAPLNDPATEARLTALMRRLMVANGAPPEAFTRIDFAPDAAD, from the coding sequence GTGAAGGCCGTATTCGTCCTCTTCGATTCGCTGAACCGCCACATGCTCGGCTGCTATGGCGGCAAGCGCGTGCCGACGCCGAATTTCGACAGGCTGGCGCGCCGGTCGGTGAGCTTCGACCAGCATTATGTCGGCAGCCTGCCCTGCATGCCGGCACGGCGCGACATGCTGACCGGACGGCTCACCTTCCTGCACCGCAGCTGGGGTCCGCTCGAACCCTTCGACAACGCTTTTCCTGAGATCCTGCACAAGGAGACCGGGACCTACAGCCACCTGATCACCGACCACTTCCACTATTGGGAGGATGGCGGGGCGACCTACCACAACCGCTATGATTCCTACGAGTTCGTGCGCGGACAGGAGGGCGATCGCTGGAAGGCGATGGTGCAGCCGCATTGGGAGCGGCTGCGCGAGAAATACCATGCGCGCCAGTTCAGCGACGCCCGCCGCAGCTATTTCGGCCAGAACATCATCAACCGCGAGTTCATCAAGGCCGAGGAGGATTTCCCCTCGGTGCGCTGCTTCGCCGAGGGTTTCGACTTCCTCGAGCGCAACAAGGACGCCGACAACTGGCTGCTGCAGATCGAGACCTTCGACCCGCACGAGCCCTTCACCGCCCCTGCCCGCTTCAAGGAGGCCTTCGACACCGGCTGGAACGGCCCGATCCGCGACTGGCCGCGCTATGGCCGTGTCGACGAGTTGCCGGCGGAATGCGAGGAGCTTCGCGCCAACTATTACGCGGTCGTGGCGATGTGTGACGACCTGCTCGGGAAGCTGCTCGACTGGTTCGACGCCAACGACATGTGGAAGGACACCGCCCTCGTCGTCACCACCGACCACGGCTTCCTGCTCGGCGAGCATGATTTCTGGGCCAAGAACCGGATGAACCTCTATGAGGAGGTCGCCCATATCCCGCTCTTCCTGCACGATCCCCGCCATCCCGAACGCGACGGCACGCGCTCGCAGGCGCTGACCCAGTCGATCGACCTCGCGCCGACCTTCCTCGACCTGTTCGGCGCCACCCCGCCGGCCGAAAACGAGGGCCTCTCGCTCTGCCGCATGGCCGACGGCACTGCGCTGCGCGACGGCGTGCTCTTCGGCTATTTCGGCGGAGCGGTGAATGTCGCCGACGGGCGCTACACCTATCACCGCTTCCCGGAGGACCTGTCGAAGCAGGAACTCTACCAATACACGCTGATGCCGACGCACATCTTCTCGCCATTCTCCACGGAGGAGCTGGCGGGCGCGACGATCTCGCCGCCGCTCGGCTTCACCAAGGGCGCGAACCTGCTGAAAGTGCCGGTGATCGAGCGCTCGCCGATGTACAACAACTACGGCCCGGGCGGGCTGCTGGAATCCGAGACGCGCCTCTACGACCTCGCGACCGATCCAGGACAGGAAGCCCCCTTGAACGATCCTGCCACCGAGGCGCGGCTCACTGCGCTGATGCGACGCCTGATGGTGGCCAATGGCGCGCCGCCGGAGGCCTTCACCCGCATCGACTTCGCCCCGGATGCGGCCGACTAA
- a CDS encoding DUF4432 family protein, producing MRKPATFPRHLAADPRQFASVRRIVLAEGPEAGIETLAFSTGGGLDFWVTVGRLMDIATLSWRGVQLGWQSPAGLRRPDTGPAGRERRFSTAFGGFLNTCGFDHIRQPADGRPLHGSAPFTPARLIAYGEDWEASAPMLFCEGEALCWAHGGFGYRLRRRIEAPIGGSSLSLRDQVTVIGAEPAPIMALYHFNLGYPMIAGGSTIELDGECLAGPLSAPEDAVTPASLHPATSAQANCSVSGQAATIAFHWNTVELPWLQLWRDLRPGAGVMSIEPCSIGRLDDGRNAPSPVLKPGGSCVFEIDIDVADCRRSSGPLGAA from the coding sequence ATGCGCAAGCCGGCGACCTTCCCGCGCCATCTCGCCGCCGATCCCCGGCAGTTCGCCAGCGTGCGCCGCATCGTCCTCGCAGAAGGGCCTGAGGCCGGTATCGAGACCCTGGCCTTCTCGACCGGCGGCGGGCTCGATTTCTGGGTGACTGTCGGGCGGCTGATGGACATCGCGACCCTGTCCTGGCGCGGCGTCCAGCTCGGCTGGCAGAGCCCCGCCGGCTTGCGCCGGCCGGATACCGGTCCGGCCGGCCGGGAGCGGCGCTTCAGCACCGCCTTCGGCGGCTTCCTCAACACCTGCGGCTTCGACCATATCCGCCAGCCGGCGGATGGGCGTCCCCTGCACGGCTCGGCCCCGTTCACGCCGGCACGGCTGATCGCCTATGGCGAGGACTGGGAGGCTAGCGCGCCGATGCTGTTCTGCGAGGGCGAGGCGCTCTGCTGGGCCCATGGCGGCTTCGGCTATCGCCTGCGGCGGCGGATCGAGGCGCCGATCGGCGGCAGCTCGCTCAGCCTTCGCGACCAGGTGACGGTGATCGGCGCCGAGCCCGCCCCGATCATGGCGCTCTACCATTTCAATCTCGGCTATCCGATGATCGCGGGCGGCAGCACGATCGAGCTCGACGGCGAATGCTTGGCGGGTCCGCTCTCCGCACCCGAGGACGCCGTGACACCAGCGTCGCTGCACCCTGCGACGAGCGCGCAAGCGAACTGCAGCGTAAGCGGCCAGGCGGCGACCATCGCCTTTCACTGGAACACCGTCGAACTGCCCTGGTTGCAGCTCTGGCGCGATTTGCGGCCGGGCGCCGGCGTGATGTCGATCGAACCCTGCTCGATCGGGCGCCTCGATGACGGCCGCAACGCCCCGTCTCCCGTGCTCAAGCCGGGTGGCAGCTGCGTGTTCGAGATCGACATCGACGTGGCCGATTGCCGGAGAAGCAGCGGTCCTCTCGGGGCTGCGTGA
- a CDS encoding autotransporter domain-containing protein encodes SSGFSGSSTVSAGTLIVNGALGGGLAVEAGARLQGSGTVGSTTIQAGATIAPGNSIGTITVAGDITFAQGSTYEVEVSPDGSASDLIRASGKARLSGGSVLHLGEDGTYWANQRYTILTASQGVEGRFDEVSSRYLFLDPSLDYGADSVTLTLLRNDLAFAAIARTRNQAQTALGLESLGEANPLWLSFTQLRDESEARQAYDSLSGEIHASAKTVLIEGSQMMRGAVSDRIRAAFDGIGAPRIATLAYASGKGAMDKGAISAAPAESLALWARGFGSWGQSRGDGNAASLTRSSNGLAAGFDIAAAQEARIGIAAGYSRSRFEVARRLSRGEADSYHIGLYGGARFDRLRLTGAVSHAWHELSTRRSVSFPGLSEQLSSRHEARSIQAFGEIAYRFDLGPAAFEPFANLAYVNLRSDAFAETGGVAALFARAQTSAVAFATLGLRAQMRFDLGSLPARLDTTLGWRRAAGDITPLSLQGFAGGAPFAIAGVPIARDALVLGAGLTLTVAPGAELALAYDAQIASRATDHTLNARLDIRF; translated from the coding sequence AGCTCCGGCTTCTCCGGTTCGAGCACGGTCTCCGCCGGCACGCTCATCGTCAACGGCGCGCTCGGCGGCGGGCTCGCGGTCGAGGCCGGCGCCCGGCTGCAGGGCAGCGGCACCGTCGGTTCGACCACGATCCAGGCGGGCGCGACGATCGCACCGGGCAACTCGATCGGAACAATCACCGTCGCCGGCGACATCACCTTCGCACAAGGCTCGACCTATGAAGTCGAGGTCAGCCCGGACGGCAGTGCAAGCGACCTGATCCGCGCCAGCGGCAAGGCGCGGCTGTCCGGTGGCTCGGTGCTCCATCTCGGCGAGGACGGCACCTATTGGGCCAATCAGCGCTACACCATCCTGACGGCGAGCCAAGGGGTCGAAGGCCGCTTCGACGAGGTCAGCTCGCGCTATCTCTTCCTCGATCCGTCGCTGGACTACGGCGCCGACAGCGTCACGCTGACCCTGCTGCGGAACGATCTGGCGTTCGCCGCGATCGCCCGGACGCGCAACCAGGCGCAGACGGCGCTCGGCCTGGAGAGCCTCGGCGAGGCCAACCCGCTCTGGCTCAGCTTCACGCAACTGCGCGACGAAAGCGAGGCCCGGCAGGCCTATGACAGCCTGTCGGGCGAGATCCATGCTTCGGCCAAGACGGTGCTGATCGAAGGCAGCCAGATGATGCGCGGGGCCGTATCCGACCGGATCCGCGCCGCCTTCGACGGGATCGGCGCGCCGCGCATCGCGACCCTGGCCTATGCCTCGGGCAAGGGGGCGATGGACAAGGGGGCGATCTCGGCCGCGCCGGCGGAGAGCCTGGCGCTCTGGGCGCGCGGCTTCGGCTCCTGGGGCCAGTCGCGCGGCGACGGCAATGCCGCCTCGCTGACGCGCTCGAGCAATGGGCTCGCCGCGGGCTTCGACATCGCGGCGGCGCAGGAGGCCAGGATCGGCATCGCCGCCGGCTATTCGCGTTCGCGGTTCGAGGTGGCGCGGCGGCTGTCGCGCGGCGAGGCCGACAGCTACCATATCGGTCTCTATGGCGGCGCCCGCTTCGACCGCTTGCGCCTGACCGGCGCCGTCAGCCATGCCTGGCACGAACTGTCGACGCGGCGCAGCGTCTCCTTCCCCGGCCTCAGTGAGCAGCTTTCGTCCAGGCATGAGGCGCGCAGCATCCAGGCCTTCGGCGAGATCGCCTATCGCTTCGATCTCGGGCCGGCGGCGTTCGAGCCCTTCGCCAATCTCGCTTATGTCAACCTGCGCAGCGATGCCTTCGCCGAGACCGGCGGCGTCGCCGCGCTCTTTGCCCGGGCGCAGACGAGCGCCGTCGCCTTCGCCACGCTCGGCCTGCGCGCGCAGATGCGCTTCGACCTCGGCAGCCTGCCGGCGCGGCTCGACACCACGCTCGGCTGGCGGCGCGCCGCCGGCGACATCACGCCGCTGTCGCTGCAGGGCTTTGCCGGCGGCGCGCCCTTCGCGATCGCCGGCGTTCCGATCGCACGCGACGCACTCGTCCTCGGCGCCGGCCTCACGCTAACCGTCGCCCCAGGCGCCGAACTCGCCCTCGCCTATGACGCACAGATCGCCTCGCGCGCCACCGACCACACGCTCAACGCAAGACTCGATATCAGATTCTGA
- a CDS encoding glycosyltransferase codes for MLPIEQSGMPSFKVNNELLRYTALGISTKLTAARDRSPHQDHVLLSNFMLGSGFIGATISEDLSVPHVAIAAGTDINRGLYVPSERSTLEYVLQNASVAVALNETHRRQLSRLGQLESVVCMRPSVEKEAMRLHWARDRERSIISLFSDCGYSSKKGTHALSRAVDILRSRGHKILLTICGGVEEAEKKFWQGWKAERYRAGMNEFLGFIPKDRVWELMATCDWYCSASLGEGCSNARTTAMCIGVPMVTTNTGEIVDLVTAGNDHIFVVQPGNFEDLLSGLERACRATVSDEIYVKEDFVANIRSCFDSDREALKWKEILQAAFAKPSDKLPRAGI; via the coding sequence ATGCTCCCTATCGAGCAGTCGGGAATGCCTAGCTTCAAGGTGAATAACGAACTTCTGCGATACACCGCGCTGGGTATCTCGACAAAACTGACCGCGGCGAGAGATAGAAGCCCGCACCAGGACCATGTCCTGCTTTCGAATTTCATGCTGGGTTCCGGATTTATCGGGGCGACCATCTCAGAGGATCTATCAGTGCCACATGTCGCGATCGCCGCTGGCACCGACATTAACCGTGGATTGTATGTTCCGTCCGAGCGATCCACATTAGAGTACGTGCTGCAAAACGCGTCTGTTGCTGTCGCATTGAACGAAACCCACCGGCGACAGCTGAGCCGCCTTGGACAGCTAGAGAGCGTAGTCTGCATGCGCCCCTCGGTTGAAAAAGAAGCAATGAGGCTGCATTGGGCCCGGGACCGTGAGAGGTCGATTATTTCCCTGTTTTCTGACTGCGGTTATTCCAGCAAAAAAGGCACGCACGCGCTCTCGCGCGCGGTCGACATCCTTCGATCTCGCGGACACAAGATCCTACTTACGATTTGCGGCGGCGTCGAAGAAGCTGAAAAAAAATTTTGGCAAGGGTGGAAGGCAGAAAGATATCGGGCAGGCATGAATGAGTTCCTCGGCTTTATCCCAAAAGATCGAGTTTGGGAGCTCATGGCAACCTGTGACTGGTATTGTTCTGCGAGTTTGGGGGAGGGGTGTTCGAACGCGCGTACGACAGCAATGTGTATTGGAGTTCCTATGGTGACCACCAATACGGGCGAGATTGTGGATCTGGTAACAGCCGGAAATGATCATATATTCGTGGTCCAACCCGGTAATTTCGAAGATCTCCTTTCGGGTCTTGAGAGAGCATGCCGCGCAACCGTCTCGGATGAGATCTATGTTAAGGAGGATTTCGTCGCTAACATCCGCTCTTGTTTCGACTCGGATCGCGAGGCTCTCAAATGGAAGGAGATCTTGCAGGCTGCTTTCGCAAAGCCAAGCGATAAGCTTCCGCGAGCAGGCATATAG